A stretch of the Symmachiella macrocystis genome encodes the following:
- a CDS encoding DUF1501 domain-containing protein, producing the protein MTISHPSRVSRRAMLQAGTMSLFSGAALARGESTGVTSLAGRAKNCILVYLLGGPPHQDMCDLKPQAPAEVRGPFTGIDSNVPGLTLCEHLPRLAQQADKLAVLRSLTFPNHDHPYMIYHTLTGRISPVPLGANTVLPPSRSDYPHMGAVVAKFKHTAPHIPAYVAIPEVQVRMAPALVSGGGRSGFLGPRFDPLAINDDPRQPLPGLDLPQGVSASRSQQRQQLLAILDGQPPQSLRTREYLTSRETAFQMSRTSAGGSLTDLEAEPAALRDAYGRDRFGQSLLLARRMVERGVSFVGVHFNHMTKCDGWDTHKNNFGCLKDELLPTLDRGLAALLADLAQRGMLDETLVVTMGEFGRTPKVNSNGGRDHWGHCGSVLFAGGGVRGGNIVGASDKIGAYPTQRPTSPPDVVATIYHALGLNPQQLMYDAQGRPLPLSTGAAVRELF; encoded by the coding sequence ATGACGATTTCTCATCCGTCGCGCGTTTCTCGCAGAGCGATGCTGCAAGCGGGGACGATGTCGCTATTCAGCGGCGCTGCCCTGGCGCGGGGTGAGTCGACCGGTGTGACTTCCTTGGCCGGCCGCGCGAAAAACTGCATCCTGGTCTATCTGCTCGGCGGGCCACCGCATCAGGATATGTGCGACCTGAAACCGCAAGCCCCTGCTGAGGTGCGCGGGCCGTTTACCGGCATCGACAGCAACGTGCCCGGCCTGACATTGTGCGAACACCTCCCCCGCTTGGCCCAGCAGGCGGACAAATTGGCGGTCCTGCGGTCGCTGACCTTTCCCAATCACGATCATCCATACATGATCTACCACACGCTGACCGGTCGCATTTCGCCGGTGCCATTGGGAGCCAATACCGTCTTGCCCCCGTCCCGCAGCGATTATCCTCATATGGGAGCGGTTGTCGCTAAGTTCAAACACACCGCGCCGCACATTCCGGCTTATGTGGCGATTCCCGAAGTCCAAGTCCGTATGGCGCCCGCCTTGGTCTCCGGCGGCGGCCGCTCGGGATTTCTAGGGCCGCGATTCGATCCGCTGGCGATCAACGACGATCCCCGACAACCATTGCCGGGATTGGATCTTCCACAAGGAGTCTCCGCATCACGTTCCCAGCAACGTCAGCAACTGTTAGCGATTCTTGACGGCCAACCTCCCCAATCGCTGCGCACCCGGGAATACTTGACCAGCCGCGAAACCGCTTTCCAAATGAGCCGCACATCCGCGGGGGGCAGTCTCACCGACCTGGAAGCTGAACCCGCCGCCTTGCGCGATGCCTACGGCCGCGACCGCTTCGGGCAAAGTCTGCTGTTAGCGCGACGGATGGTCGAACGGGGCGTGTCGTTCGTGGGAGTCCACTTCAATCACATGACGAAATGCGATGGTTGGGATACGCACAAAAACAACTTCGGCTGTTTGAAGGATGAATTGCTTCCCACGCTGGATCGTGGACTGGCGGCGTTATTGGCCGACCTTGCACAGCGCGGCATGCTGGACGAAACGCTGGTGGTCACGATGGGCGAATTCGGCCGCACGCCGAAGGTGAATAGCAACGGCGGACGCGATCACTGGGGGCATTGCGGCTCGGTGTTATTTGCCGGTGGCGGCGTCCGCGGAGGAAACATCGTTGGCGCTTCGGACAAAATCGGCGCTTACCCCACACAACGCCCCACCAGCCCGCCCGATGTCGTGGCGACGATCTATCACGCTTTAGGCTTAAATCCACAACAACTGATGTACGACGCACAAGGTCGCCCGCTGCCGTTGAGCACCGGGGCGGCTGTGCGGGAGTTGTTTTAG
- a CDS encoding sulfite exporter TauE/SafE family protein produces the protein MSFSIWDLAIVTTAAAAIGGVSGFFGVGGAFLLVPVLNIALGIPVELAVGVCACQILGLATTSILARRIDVSQLKLPLILSGGLFCGVLAGARGLRWANSLGQTTWWGRDFEVSAALVLSLYCLLLTSLGFLCLKLSRRTDLSPRTGNRVFWLSIPPYTEIDKSGPVSIVGLTWLGLVIGGLSGLLGISGGLILLPTLTYLVGMRTHEAVVASLVIVWITTAQATAVHAWNGNVDLALAGALLLGGTFGARIGSEVGLRARGAQFRRWFAYLLLLTAALCASRLVWMFRADT, from the coding sequence ATGAGTTTTTCGATTTGGGATTTGGCCATCGTGACCACCGCGGCAGCGGCGATTGGAGGCGTGTCCGGTTTCTTTGGAGTCGGAGGCGCGTTTCTATTAGTGCCGGTGCTGAACATCGCATTGGGTATCCCGGTGGAACTGGCCGTGGGGGTGTGCGCGTGTCAGATTCTGGGATTGGCAACCACCTCGATCTTGGCGCGACGAATCGACGTCTCGCAATTGAAATTGCCTTTGATCCTCTCCGGAGGATTGTTCTGCGGTGTTTTAGCGGGCGCCCGTGGATTGCGCTGGGCCAATTCGTTGGGGCAAACGACGTGGTGGGGGCGCGATTTTGAGGTTTCCGCTGCGCTGGTCCTGTCGCTGTATTGTCTGTTACTGACTAGTTTAGGATTTTTGTGTCTGAAGTTGAGCCGCCGCACCGACCTCTCCCCGCGGACCGGGAACCGAGTCTTCTGGTTGTCGATTCCTCCCTATACGGAAATCGACAAATCCGGACCGGTCTCGATTGTGGGATTGACTTGGTTGGGATTGGTAATCGGCGGACTTTCGGGATTGCTAGGGATCAGCGGCGGATTGATCCTGTTACCCACCTTGACCTATCTCGTGGGGATGAGGACACACGAAGCGGTGGTTGCCTCGCTGGTGATCGTGTGGATCACGACCGCCCAAGCGACGGCGGTTCACGCGTGGAATGGAAATGTCGACCTGGCGCTGGCGGGTGCGTTGTTGTTGGGGGGAACGTTCGGCGCACGAATCGGGTCGGAAGTCGGACTGCGCGCGCGAGGCGCGCAGTTTCGTCGCTGGTTTGCCTACCTGTTGTTATTGACGGCGGCTTTGTGTGCATCGCGACTGGTGTGGATGTTCCGGGCGGACACCTAA
- a CDS encoding sugar phosphate isomerase/epimerase family protein, producing MKLSLSVRIAEAPCKTKLNVPFADVVGLARELGYRAVCLRASAGGVQSPPTQLVAMRKEVQDAGLTVSMVTADFDVPLNNEQGPNSLRDIRPSLDVAEAFECDLIRVCMKKPEDIRHARIAADLAAERGIRLAHQCHTTSIFEQVEPMLSVLREIDRENFGLIYEPANLLLNGEPYGTETLQKLKPHLFNVYVQNHKLDPNGPVELETWCRGMQRFHHIPIWETGGVDFAEVMAGLQTVGYDGYFTVHQAYAEIMGPREAAVESYNYLTSIADFK from the coding sequence ATGAAATTGTCGCTATCGGTCCGGATTGCTGAAGCGCCCTGTAAAACGAAACTAAACGTTCCTTTTGCTGACGTCGTGGGATTGGCCCGTGAATTGGGCTATCGCGCTGTCTGTTTGCGAGCCAGCGCCGGAGGGGTACAAAGCCCGCCTACGCAACTAGTGGCCATGCGCAAAGAGGTTCAGGACGCTGGGTTGACCGTTTCGATGGTCACGGCTGATTTTGATGTCCCGCTCAATAACGAGCAAGGACCCAACAGCCTCCGCGACATCAGGCCAAGCCTCGACGTGGCTGAGGCATTCGAGTGCGATCTCATTCGCGTCTGCATGAAAAAGCCCGAAGATATTCGGCACGCCCGGATCGCGGCCGACTTAGCGGCCGAGCGCGGCATCCGTTTGGCGCATCAATGTCATACCACATCGATCTTCGAGCAAGTCGAACCGATGCTGTCGGTGTTGCGCGAAATCGACCGTGAGAATTTCGGTTTGATCTACGAGCCGGCCAATCTGTTGCTCAACGGAGAACCATACGGGACAGAGACGCTGCAAAAATTGAAGCCGCACCTGTTCAACGTCTATGTGCAAAACCACAAATTGGATCCCAACGGTCCGGTGGAATTAGAAACTTGGTGTCGCGGGATGCAGCGGTTTCATCACATTCCGATTTGGGAAACCGGTGGGGTGGACTTTGCGGAGGTCATGGCGGGATTGCAGACAGTTGGCTATGACGGATATTTCACGGTCCACCAAGCCTATGCGGAAATCATGGGGCCTCGCGAAGCGGCGGTGGAAAGCTACAACTATCTCACCAGCATCGCCGATTTCAAATAG
- a CDS encoding sulfatase/phosphatase domain-containing protein translates to MNAVIVSFERLPLGLLGCYGSQWVQTPSFDQLATESIVFDQHFGENFDPQAAQQAWWTGQYQFPRTHDQQATSTTIFETFRSRDIEMQLLDFDASESGDDGLRAAQTIFDNWNASKDAQHLLWIQCAGTQLAASTAWDVGVERCAAQVVACDAVLQAILAQVAGLGGEPPLLIVTAAAGEILFTRDSATDADHESPLHEERVHVPLIVHLPGSDQQGSRRQTLTQAVDIAPTLADWFDIEFDESERTGKILLPLIDGRTTALRERVYMGDAATQAVRDVDFCLIRSETAPLQLFLKPEDRYEQADAAREYPDVVDAMESALDEFLTGFGSA, encoded by the coding sequence ATGAATGCCGTTATCGTCAGCTTTGAGCGTTTGCCGTTGGGATTGCTGGGTTGTTATGGCAGTCAGTGGGTTCAAACGCCGAGTTTCGATCAATTGGCGACTGAGTCGATCGTATTCGACCAGCATTTTGGGGAAAACTTTGATCCCCAAGCAGCTCAGCAGGCGTGGTGGACAGGACAATATCAATTTCCCCGCACCCACGACCAGCAGGCAACATCGACAACTATTTTTGAAACGTTTCGCAGCCGCGACATCGAAATGCAGTTGCTTGATTTCGATGCGAGCGAATCGGGCGATGACGGACTCCGCGCGGCGCAGACAATTTTCGACAATTGGAACGCCTCGAAAGATGCGCAGCACCTACTGTGGATACAATGCGCAGGTACGCAACTTGCGGCATCCACCGCGTGGGACGTGGGCGTCGAGCGGTGCGCCGCACAAGTGGTCGCCTGTGATGCTGTATTGCAAGCAATCCTCGCCCAGGTCGCTGGATTGGGTGGCGAGCCGCCGTTACTGATCGTAACGGCTGCCGCAGGGGAAATTCTTTTCACGCGCGATTCCGCAACCGATGCCGACCATGAGTCTCCGTTGCACGAAGAACGCGTCCACGTTCCGCTGATTGTCCACTTACCAGGCTCAGACCAACAGGGCAGCCGACGGCAGACGTTGACGCAAGCGGTCGATATCGCTCCCACCCTGGCCGATTGGTTCGACATTGAATTCGACGAGTCGGAACGTACAGGAAAAATCCTGCTGCCGTTGATCGATGGCCGTACCACGGCGCTGCGCGAGCGGGTCTATATGGGAGATGCGGCGACGCAGGCGGTCCGCGACGTCGATTTTTGTTTGATTCGCTCCGAGACGGCACCGCTGCAGTTGTTTCTTAAGCCGGAAGACCGCTACGAGCAGGCGGATGCTGCGCGGGAATATCCCGATGTTGTCGACGCGATGGAGTCGGCATTGGATGAATTCCTAACCGGTTTCGGGTCCGCGTAA
- a CDS encoding AAA family ATPase, with amino-acid sequence MAEPTSGGDGSAAVAQIQAAYQRIREQMSQVIVGQEHVIDQLLIALFSRGHCILEGVPGLAKTLMISTLSRCLSMSFSRIQFTPDLMPADITGTEVLEENRSTGKREFRFLEGPLFYNVVLADEINRTPPKTQAALLEAMQERQVTVGRVRHQLSDPFFVLATQNPIEQEGTYALPEAQQDRFMFKVNVDYPNFRDEFSIAKQTTALQTDSIQPVLSSEEIIALQKVVREVPASDHVIEYALALVRQTRVGEEGVPDFVTDWLSWGAGPRAVQYLLLGGKARALLNDRSYVATEDIAALAKPVLRHRIVTNFSAESDGITPDRVIDRLLEETPSKEGALTSDPRFQKIFAA; translated from the coding sequence ATGGCAGAACCCACCTCGGGCGGCGATGGATCCGCCGCGGTCGCCCAGATTCAGGCGGCCTACCAGCGAATACGCGAACAGATGTCGCAAGTCATCGTGGGGCAGGAGCATGTGATTGACCAACTGCTCATCGCCCTGTTCAGTCGCGGACACTGCATTTTGGAAGGTGTCCCCGGTCTGGCCAAGACATTGATGATCAGCACGCTGTCGCGTTGTTTGTCCATGAGTTTCAGCCGCATCCAATTCACCCCCGACTTGATGCCAGCCGACATCACCGGCACCGAAGTTTTGGAAGAAAACCGCTCGACCGGTAAACGGGAGTTCCGGTTTTTGGAAGGTCCGCTGTTTTACAACGTGGTCCTGGCTGACGAAATCAACCGGACGCCTCCCAAAACACAAGCGGCGTTGTTGGAAGCAATGCAGGAACGGCAAGTGACCGTTGGTCGCGTGCGGCATCAATTGAGCGATCCGTTTTTTGTGTTGGCAACGCAAAACCCGATTGAACAGGAAGGGACCTACGCGCTTCCCGAAGCGCAACAGGACCGGTTCATGTTTAAGGTGAATGTCGATTATCCGAACTTTCGCGATGAGTTTTCGATTGCCAAGCAAACGACCGCTCTGCAGACCGATAGCATTCAACCGGTGCTCAGCAGCGAAGAGATTATCGCACTACAAAAGGTTGTGCGTGAAGTCCCGGCCTCGGATCACGTGATCGAATATGCGTTGGCACTCGTCCGGCAAACGCGCGTTGGCGAAGAAGGTGTTCCGGATTTTGTGACCGACTGGCTCAGTTGGGGCGCGGGACCGCGGGCTGTGCAGTATCTGTTGTTGGGAGGCAAGGCTCGTGCGCTGCTTAATGACCGCAGCTACGTTGCCACCGAAGACATTGCCGCTTTGGCAAAGCCGGTCTTGCGGCATCGGATCGTGACAAACTTTTCGGCCGAGAGTGACGGAATCACCCCCGACCGTGTCATCGATCGGCTCCTTGAAGAAACTCCGTCTAAGGAAGGTGCACTGACGAGTGACCCAAGATTCCAGAAGATTTTTGCAGCCTGA
- a CDS encoding DUF58 domain-containing protein: MTQDSRRFLQPEAISRIARLDLQARHIVEGFLSGLHRSPYFGQSIEFVQHREYVSGDDPRNIDWKVWSKTDKYYIKQFEEDTNLRCTLLVDASESMQFGNGPLNKYEYACAVAASLAYLLLKQQDSVGLVAFDGQIRAQTPMRSSNKHLHAIIAGLDAGEPSRKTEMYDVLRRVADERYRKGMIILISDLFADRDSLFRGLKLLRHRGHDVMVIHILDDEELDFNFTGTTRFEGLEETGDLVCDPRSLREGYLQAMGDFLDDIRRRCAKNVIDYQTIRTSEHLDAALAHYLNHRLGMGQSVRN; this comes from the coding sequence GTGACCCAAGATTCCAGAAGATTTTTGCAGCCTGAGGCGATTTCGCGCATCGCCCGCCTCGATTTGCAAGCCCGCCACATCGTGGAAGGGTTTCTTTCGGGTTTGCACCGTAGCCCCTATTTCGGCCAATCGATCGAATTCGTGCAACATCGCGAATACGTCTCCGGAGACGATCCGCGCAACATCGACTGGAAAGTCTGGTCCAAAACCGACAAGTACTACATCAAGCAGTTCGAAGAAGACACGAATCTGCGGTGCACGCTGTTGGTCGATGCCAGCGAATCGATGCAATTCGGCAACGGGCCTTTGAATAAATACGAATACGCTTGCGCCGTCGCTGCCAGTTTGGCGTATTTGTTATTGAAGCAACAGGACTCGGTCGGCTTGGTGGCGTTTGACGGACAGATCCGCGCGCAGACTCCGATGCGGAGCTCCAATAAACACCTGCATGCGATCATCGCCGGCTTGGACGCCGGGGAACCTTCCCGCAAAACTGAGATGTACGACGTACTACGTCGTGTGGCGGACGAACGGTATCGCAAAGGGATGATCATTCTGATTTCCGATTTATTCGCCGACCGGGACAGTTTGTTTCGCGGCCTAAAGCTGCTCAGGCATCGCGGACATGACGTTATGGTGATTCATATTCTGGATGATGAGGAACTCGATTTTAACTTCACCGGCACGACACGTTTTGAAGGACTCGAAGAGACGGGTGACCTGGTCTGCGACCCCCGCTCGCTCCGCGAAGGTTACTTGCAAGCAATGGGAGATTTTCTTGATGACATTCGCCGCAGATGCGCTAAAAACGTGATTGACTACCAAACAATCCGCACCAGCGAGCACCTGGATGCGGCGCTGGCGCATTATTTAAATCATCGGTTGGGGATGGGGCAGTCGGTGCGGAATTAG
- a CDS encoding BatA domain-containing protein: protein MEAWLSQHFINSSLIAGGALLVGVPIIIHLINRMRFRRVKFAAMEFLLNSQKKNRRRVLLEQLLLLLLRICAVAAVVALIARPILPKDLPLFGEQETQHVVLIDDSGSMRDMLGETTAFDAAKKIAIEIASEGERRPEIHKLTLILASQPSQPVFTLQNLDSEFLAEMQSRLETIQCSHRRFNLVDAVKAAQEILVEQKGSVLNFHFISDFRDPEWTEDAALATAVHDMAAAGISTNLARTVPERHANLAVTELSGQLQIAAAEIPLRLRVKVESFSDRVVENVRVALTVDGTKLPRNLVIPKLEAGKTATQDFDVTFLTAGPHDVRARVIGAEDSLEEDNTRFLAVDVAAQHRVLVIDGHVNRSSAEYLEDALEPAPGITGFDVLSEDVEYLRRNPLNGFRNIVLLNVGQLPADSVRFLEEYVAAGGGLAWFMGDQVRPAFYDDVLYNQGEGLFPVPITFIKDLPEDLGESTDDFRFEKHPLFANFEGQDNPFLADVRVNKYFAIDEEFEPGPNTRIIGRFRDGAPAFLEHRFGRGRIITFLSSGGPDWTNWPRNPSYVIFQLELQKYLAESAEAEANYITGEPITIPIDPTLHTGEAEIRLPSAGGADVIRLRGGEARAADDQTEDTTAQNGSITYSETDLPGIYEITRTHRDQTTDVRRKTYNFPTGEESPLALAATDVMKSRIGNDVEVHVHEVGASGWIDGEEAGQEMRNWLLRILLFVLLAEQLLAKRLSFHSTQSGVAPLRGNRPTPTSRPQRTAAEPAPTTGASA, encoded by the coding sequence ATGGAAGCTTGGCTTTCACAACATTTTATAAATTCTTCGCTGATCGCGGGCGGCGCCCTGTTGGTTGGTGTGCCGATCATCATCCATCTCATCAATCGCATGCGGTTTCGCCGCGTGAAGTTTGCGGCGATGGAGTTTCTGCTCAATAGTCAGAAGAAAAACCGGCGACGGGTGTTGCTGGAACAACTGTTACTGCTGCTGTTGCGAATCTGTGCGGTCGCGGCTGTGGTGGCATTGATTGCTCGGCCGATTCTCCCCAAAGACCTCCCCTTGTTCGGTGAACAGGAAACCCAACACGTGGTCCTTATCGACGACAGCGGTTCGATGCGTGACATGCTAGGGGAGACCACCGCGTTTGATGCTGCGAAAAAGATTGCCATAGAGATCGCCTCCGAGGGTGAGCGGCGTCCGGAAATCCACAAGCTCACACTGATTCTAGCTTCACAGCCGTCGCAACCGGTGTTCACGTTGCAAAACCTGGATTCCGAATTCCTGGCGGAGATGCAGTCCCGCTTAGAGACCATCCAATGTTCGCACCGACGATTTAATCTGGTCGACGCGGTCAAGGCAGCCCAAGAGATCCTGGTTGAACAAAAAGGCTCGGTGCTGAACTTCCATTTCATTTCTGATTTCCGCGATCCCGAATGGACCGAGGATGCCGCCTTGGCGACCGCCGTGCATGACATGGCTGCGGCGGGTATCTCGACCAATCTGGCCCGCACCGTGCCGGAACGACATGCGAATTTGGCCGTGACCGAATTGAGTGGACAATTACAGATTGCCGCCGCCGAAATTCCGCTCAGATTGCGTGTGAAAGTGGAAAGCTTTTCTGACCGCGTGGTGGAAAACGTGCGCGTGGCTTTGACCGTCGATGGGACCAAGCTGCCGCGGAATCTTGTGATTCCCAAGTTAGAGGCGGGTAAGACAGCGACGCAGGATTTTGACGTCACCTTTCTCACCGCCGGTCCACACGATGTCCGTGCACGTGTCATTGGAGCGGAGGACTCGTTAGAGGAGGACAACACGCGGTTCCTAGCGGTCGATGTTGCCGCCCAACACCGCGTGCTGGTGATCGACGGACATGTCAATCGTTCGTCGGCTGAGTATCTCGAGGATGCGTTAGAACCGGCTCCCGGGATTACCGGATTCGATGTGCTGTCCGAAGACGTGGAATATTTACGGCGGAATCCCCTCAATGGATTTCGCAATATCGTGTTGCTCAACGTGGGACAACTGCCGGCCGACTCGGTGCGTTTTTTGGAGGAGTACGTTGCTGCCGGTGGCGGACTGGCGTGGTTCATGGGGGATCAAGTGCGTCCCGCGTTTTATGACGATGTGCTTTACAACCAAGGCGAAGGACTCTTTCCGGTGCCGATTACTTTCATTAAGGACTTGCCTGAGGATCTGGGCGAATCGACGGACGACTTTCGGTTTGAGAAACACCCGCTATTCGCCAATTTCGAGGGGCAAGACAATCCCTTTTTGGCTGATGTCCGCGTCAATAAATATTTCGCCATCGATGAAGAGTTCGAGCCGGGACCGAACACCCGCATCATCGGCCGCTTCCGCGACGGAGCCCCGGCGTTTCTCGAACATCGTTTCGGCCGCGGTCGGATCATCACGTTTCTGTCGTCCGGCGGCCCGGACTGGACCAACTGGCCTAGAAATCCCAGCTATGTGATTTTTCAATTGGAACTACAAAAGTATCTTGCCGAATCGGCTGAGGCTGAAGCGAACTATATCACCGGCGAACCAATCACAATCCCCATCGACCCCACATTACACACGGGGGAAGCGGAGATCCGTCTCCCTTCGGCCGGTGGAGCGGATGTGATTCGACTGCGGGGCGGTGAGGCGCGGGCAGCGGATGACCAAACGGAGGACACAACCGCCCAGAACGGTTCCATCACCTATAGCGAAACCGATCTGCCTGGGATTTATGAAATTACGCGAACGCATCGGGACCAAACCACTGATGTGCGACGAAAGACGTATAACTTCCCCACCGGCGAAGAAAGCCCATTGGCGCTCGCGGCGACCGACGTGATGAAATCGCGGATCGGCAACGACGTCGAAGTTCACGTCCACGAAGTCGGCGCATCGGGTTGGATTGATGGTGAGGAGGCGGGGCAGGAAATGCGCAACTGGTTATTGCGAATTTTGCTGTTTGTTTTGTTGGCCGAACAACTGTTGGCCAAACGGCTCAGCTTTCACTCGACACAATCCGGTGTCGCACCCCTGCGAGGGAATCGCCCAACACCCACAAGCCGACCACAACGAACTGCCGCGGAACCCGCGCCAACGACGGGAGCCTCCGCATGA